Proteins encoded by one window of Candidatus Zixiibacteriota bacterium:
- a CDS encoding M20/M25/M40 family metallo-hydrolase, with the protein MKKLFGSLALLLIAATGSATAEDIGWITVRNQFQADLAAQVVGPAYTRDGNRFLAGLSATKEQLLRQSGLAVEIVYTDVDPAGVYRVMPNGPAPRDRMDMQALGQAVPINETMSLLQTDPAVARELSERRGCHAQALTTLSVRWLYLPTTVATGLLDIDDFPTDTLINLVSQDSIFAFDERLMNFRTRYIFADSIIAALNWIVQKFQSWGYTVTLQPFSYYGTHYNIVATKPGYAEPDKTIVVGGHYDSIVYGDGTDPYVYAPGADDNASGTVAVMEMARVLKDVPLRKTVAFIPFSAEEVGLVGSAYSAAQFAAQGTDVEVMFNYDMIGYDPSNERLIALSAGPANGHYRDLHIATIERLTDLVTMPENSPGGSDHQSFIDQGFPVSNSIEGTFNYPGWHTNLDLTSEMNFPFFTKVVKAGLAALAIVANSARPTEIERLVDMGDGQSIEVIWKSCDPSYRYVVRWGTASGVYTDSAVVPPGGCSYVVTGLTEGQPYFFTAEGSVEDSYPSIYSTEDSLTPLVVPRRPSALVADPALQAIALSWRPNTEGDLTGYKIYRKIEDYDYQLLAGGVTGQSYTDSAIAPHSLFTYRISAVDGDAHESELSPESGNYAATFDGGILIVDETSQHPSVPTQAGQVAFWDTILGPTPYSLEVTDFAGAALRRGIAGQYSSIFWFDDDFTNHFLKTSQDSLTWYAGYTGNILVAGLRTVQYWTSSVIYPDDFVYTDFGLASWTENSAFDFAGAHGQNGWPSLTVRPNVFNNLPYVPSLQLAPGATLLYTYNSATDNPAREGQPVGILKTTPHGARIVLAFPVMFLTDSSATQLMNFVKAQFGESGSVEEYGDVDGSGSVNVADLTYFVAYMFRGGPPPPVLNNADVNGDCELTVADLTALIGYLFRGGPAPVAGCVE; encoded by the coding sequence TGCGCAATCAGTTCCAGGCCGATCTGGCCGCGCAGGTGGTCGGCCCCGCTTACACGCGCGATGGCAACCGGTTTTTGGCCGGCCTCTCGGCAACGAAGGAGCAGCTCCTGCGGCAGTCGGGATTGGCGGTCGAGATTGTCTACACCGATGTCGATCCGGCGGGCGTGTACCGCGTCATGCCCAATGGACCGGCGCCGCGCGACCGCATGGATATGCAGGCGCTCGGCCAGGCAGTCCCGATCAACGAGACGATGTCGCTGCTCCAGACCGACCCGGCCGTTGCCCGCGAACTCTCCGAGCGGCGCGGCTGCCACGCCCAGGCGCTGACCACCCTGAGCGTCCGCTGGCTCTACCTGCCCACCACCGTCGCCACCGGTCTGCTGGATATCGACGATTTCCCGACCGACACCCTCATCAACCTCGTCAGCCAGGACTCCATCTTCGCCTTTGACGAGCGCCTCATGAACTTCCGGACCCGCTACATCTTCGCCGACTCGATCATCGCCGCCCTCAACTGGATCGTCCAGAAATTCCAGAGCTGGGGGTATACCGTCACCCTTCAGCCGTTCAGTTACTACGGGACCCACTACAACATCGTCGCGACCAAGCCCGGCTACGCCGAGCCCGACAAGACCATCGTGGTCGGCGGCCACTACGATTCGATCGTGTATGGCGACGGCACGGATCCGTACGTGTATGCGCCCGGCGCCGACGACAACGCCTCCGGCACCGTGGCCGTCATGGAAATGGCCCGCGTGCTCAAGGATGTTCCCCTGCGCAAGACGGTCGCCTTCATCCCCTTCTCCGCCGAGGAGGTCGGGCTGGTCGGCTCCGCCTATTCGGCGGCCCAGTTCGCCGCCCAGGGGACCGACGTCGAGGTGATGTTCAACTACGACATGATCGGGTACGATCCGAGCAACGAGCGTCTCATCGCCCTGAGCGCCGGTCCGGCCAACGGGCACTACCGCGATCTCCACATCGCCACCATTGAACGCCTCACCGACCTGGTCACGATGCCCGAGAACTCGCCCGGCGGGTCCGATCACCAGTCGTTCATCGATCAGGGATTCCCCGTCTCCAACAGCATCGAGGGGACGTTCAACTACCCCGGCTGGCACACCAACCTCGACCTGACCAGCGAGATGAATTTCCCGTTTTTCACGAAAGTAGTGAAAGCCGGTCTGGCCGCTCTCGCCATCGTCGCCAACTCCGCCCGGCCGACTGAAATCGAGCGTCTGGTGGATATGGGCGACGGCCAGTCGATCGAGGTTATCTGGAAGAGCTGCGATCCCTCCTACCGCTACGTCGTGCGCTGGGGGACAGCCTCGGGCGTTTATACCGATTCCGCCGTCGTCCCGCCGGGCGGCTGCTCCTATGTCGTCACCGGCCTCACCGAGGGCCAGCCGTATTTCTTCACGGCCGAAGGCAGCGTCGAGGACTCCTATCCGTCGATCTACTCCACGGAGGACAGTCTGACGCCGCTGGTGGTGCCGCGCCGGCCGAGCGCCCTGGTGGCCGACCCGGCGCTCCAGGCCATCGCCCTCTCCTGGCGTCCCAACACCGAGGGAGACCTCACCGGCTATAAGATCTATCGGAAAATCGAGGACTACGACTATCAGTTGCTGGCCGGGGGCGTCACCGGTCAGTCTTATACCGACAGCGCCATCGCGCCGCACTCCCTCTTCACTTACCGGATCTCCGCCGTCGACGGTGATGCCCATGAGTCGGAGCTTTCGCCCGAATCGGGCAACTATGCCGCCACGTTCGACGGCGGCATTCTGATCGTGGACGAAACCTCCCAGCACCCCTCGGTCCCGACCCAGGCGGGCCAGGTGGCCTTCTGGGACACGATCCTGGGGCCCACGCCGTATTCCCTTGAGGTGACCGATTTCGCCGGCGCCGCGCTTCGGCGCGGGATCGCCGGGCAGTACTCCTCGATCTTCTGGTTCGACGACGATTTCACCAACCACTTCCTGAAGACCTCACAGGACTCGCTCACCTGGTATGCCGGCTACACCGGCAATATTCTGGTCGCCGGTCTGCGCACCGTGCAGTACTGGACCAGCTCCGTCATCTACCCCGACGACTTCGTCTACACCGACTTCGGCCTCGCCTCCTGGACGGAGAACTCGGCCTTCGATTTCGCCGGCGCCCACGGGCAGAACGGCTGGCCCAGCCTGACGGTCCGCCCGAACGTCTTCAACAACCTGCCCTATGTGCCGAGTCTCCAGCTCGCTCCCGGCGCCACCCTCCTGTACACGTACAATTCGGCCACCGACAATCCGGCCCGCGAGGGCCAACCGGTCGGCATTCTGAAAACCACGCCCCACGGCGCGAGAATCGTGCTGGCGTTCCCGGTCATGTTCCTCACCGACTCCTCGGCCACGCAGCTGATGAACTTCGTCAAAGCCCAGTTCGGCGAATCCGGCAGCGTGGAGGAGTATGGGGACGTCGATGGTTCCGGGTCGGTGAATGTCGCCGATCTGACCTACTTCGTCGCGTACATGTTTCGGGGCGGGCCGCCGCCGCCGGTGCTGAACAACGCCGATGTCAACGGCGACTGCGAACTCACGGTTGCCGATCTCACCGCGCTCATCGGCTATCTGTTCCGCGGGGGACCGGCCCCGGTGGCCGGTTGCGTGGAGTAG